A single Triticum dicoccoides isolate Atlit2015 ecotype Zavitan chromosome 2A, WEW_v2.0, whole genome shotgun sequence DNA region contains:
- the LOC119355306 gene encoding E3 ubiquitin-protein ligase ATL6-like, whose product MEVRPHLLLVLLCLLGAGAGSCVAQTLPPAPVPQSGAAAAPRPTPFGRTMSTVITVAISVFFFLLFFCAYINQCRLAENAAPQGAAAAAAGAGASRRGKRGLDPAVVATFPIMQYREIKEHKIGRGVLECAVCLTAFEEADDLRLLPHCSHAFHPECIDPWLEARITCPLCRANLEKPPPPPQPSAVAPPSPEQVARRQPSPSPSPPHAVAIPVREEEEESDEDDRKEEAMELEMLRSERRAARLPRSHSTGHSLFAASAAAAERSDHERFTLRLPHHVREQVLRSRRLRHATSLIDFAGASPEGSVRGGRPAGGGGSSHGGRRWQAFLARTMSWARGGGDGSVRKGWDGSTRRGRDDAESSRKGAASPAPAPARP is encoded by the coding sequence ATGGAGGTGCGTCCACACCTCCTCCTCGTCCTTCTCTGCCTCCTCGGCGCCGGCGCCGGATCATGCGTGGCGCAGACTTTGCCGCCGGCGCCGGTGCCGCagtccggggcggcggcggcgccgaggcCCACGCCGTTCGGGCGCACCATGTCCACGGTCATCACCGTCGCCATCAGCGtcttcttcttcctgctcttctTCTGCGCCTACATCAACCAGTGCCGCCTCGCCGAGAACGCCGCGCCGCAGGGGGCGGCGGCCGCCGCGGCCGGGGCCGGGGCGTCCAGGCGGGGGAAGCGCGGGCTGGACCCGGCGGTGGTGGCCACGTTCCCGATCATGCAGTACAGGGAGATCAAGGAGCACAAGATCGGCAGGGGTGTGCTGGAGTGCGCCGTGTGCCTCACGGCGTTCGAGGAGGCCGACGACCTCCGGCTGCTGCCGCACTGCTCGCACGCCTTCCACCCCGAGTGCATCGACCCCTGGCTCGAGGCGCGGATCACGTGCCCGCTCTGCCGCGCCAACCTcgagaagccgccgccgccgccgcagccgtccGCCGTGGCGCCCCCGTCGCCCGAGCAGGTGGCGCGGCGTCAGCCCTCGCCTTCGCCGTCCCCGCCGCACGCCGTGGCGATACCGgttcgggaggaggaggaggagagcgacgagGATGACCGGAAGGAGGAGGCGATGGAGCTGGAGATGCTGCGCAGCGAGCGGCGGGCGGCGAGGCTGCCGAGGTCGCACTCGACGGGCCATTCGCTCTTCGCGGCGTCGGCCGCCGCCGCGGAGCGGAGCGACCACGAGAGGTTCACGCTGCGGCTGCCGCACCACGTGAGGGAGCAGGTGCTGAGGTCGCGCCGcctgcgccacgccaccagcctgatCGACTTCGCCGGAGCGAGTCCCGAGGGGAGCGTGCGCGGAGGCcggcccgcgggcggcggcggcagcagccacGGCGGGCGGCGGTGGCAGGCGTTCCTGGCGAGGACGATGTCGTGGGCCCGAGGGGGAGGCGACGGGTCGGTGCGGAAGGGGTGGGACGGGTCCACCCGGCGGGGAAGGGACGACGCCGAGTCGAGCAGAAAGGGGGCcgcctcgccggcgccggcgccggcgcggccATGA